The Diorhabda carinulata isolate Delta chromosome 4, icDioCari1.1, whole genome shotgun sequence genomic interval AAAATACTCAAATCTTCCTTGTTCAATAACCATTTTGAACCATTCAGCGAcctcttttttaaatataatcaaacaTTACCTGGAGTTTTAGTTAGTTTTAAAGATTTTAAACAAActgatgataattttttgataagcAACTATTCttctaataattcatttaattacgTACCTTTTTACAACTTTAGATATACTTTAGAAGATTTTCCCATGACAGAAATTTATTCgtcgaaaaattatttccaaatatttaaaaatactaattttaaaacgtCGAATAGCTATAAGATTAGTCCTAGAACTAGTTTATCAAAAAGGATTACAGATCAAAATCTTGATGAAATCATCCCGATAGATGAAAATCTTTCTAGTCAAAATCAAGAAAACGAAagaaatgtattattattaaatcctcTTCTATTAGATCTTAACGAAAGAAgaatgaaatttagaaaaactagAACAGAACATAATAAAATTGTCCGTATCACCATAATATATGTAATGTCTTTTTTCGCTCTAGCACTGATCACGTTTTTCAGTTtgtatttgttataaaaatgtggTTTACATGGTTTTTATACCCCAGAAAATTAAACAGAAGAATAATGTCACATCTGATATAAAACTTGGTtaatgaaaacttatttttatccCCAAATTCCTTATAAAGTTCTTTAAAAACCTTTAAATCTTGATGAAAACTCTCCCCATATTCACCACTCATATTTTAGAGGAAACAATCAAATGTGAATACAGGAAATGATTATTATGACATATTCACTCTTATATgttagaaattttctaataagtttcaacatattcataattttcacttGTTTTATTTCCCAAAACCTATTCAATGACTTTATCACCGTCGATAAAAGGTCTTCAAATTGAGGATCTTTTGTTtagtaaataaaacatattgaaaatacaaaataaagaagaaaagcaCTTTCAAAAGAATCTATAATgggtacaatatttttttgaaaactttagTTTATagtagtttataaaaaattttaggggttcataaaaatgtgtaaactagtgttattaataatgttttaattcatttatttgagGTTTGTTTCATTTTATGCATGTTATATTTTGAATCTATTTAATATATGATATTAAAGTTcgatttgttatttatattaaattgtaattaaaaatatatatatttataaaattaaattgaatttattaattatttctttccCCCCTTTATATAAGTGAATTCGAAGCACAAAAATGAGAACACTCAAAATATTCCGTAACTGCGTAATCATATAGGTAAAGGCAAATAATAATATCTTGGGCTCGTACTATTTATCAGTTGTTcaaagatgatttttttttctaaattagcggtatatacataaaataattttgaatatttgaactactcatatcaaaatatttaattgaattaacaatattaatttgtatttattacaaAGTAAAGGTAAATAATCTCAAgtgacatttgaactactttatGTTATGTGAAAGTATTTAGCAATATTCCATGTCCTCTTGGTTTTGACATCATAaagattaatttatttgttgggTAAGGCGTCAGGGTAAAGGTTAATAATCTTGAgtgacatttgaactactgtttCGTTTTCATTGAATCGAATGTTTGTTGTAACCTCATAACTATGTAAAAATAATCCAACTCGAAATGTTTTATCATTAAGATCATGAATTAAACCTCCAAAGACTGGAATTAGAAGATACACTAATCTTATATACTATCAACTCTTCTCTAAAAACAACTTATAtccaataaataatcaaatttctttattttttctgttacttttctaaaaattgaagaatcatTCGTTAATGGGGTTTTCAACTATATTATAAAACTGGAAACTTAAAAAAAAGTAGATAAtctatataaacaatttaatcaattttattttaggtGTAAATAAGTTAAATGTGTTAACATTTACTTGCACTAAGACAACAGTTTTGGTAACAATTCTATCTATAAaaccataattatttttattaaacatcaTCGAAAATACCCCTCGGGGGTTTACCCACTCTGTTCCTATAAAAAGCATCTATCTGATCAGAAAATCTGGGTTCCAACTCATTGGATTCCCTTTTATTGATACTGGTACTAGCACCGAAACGTTCATCTATATCTTCTTCATTCGGTAGCAACCTCGTATCTAGTTCTGATGTAAATCTAGTACCGTTATAGGAATTTAAGGCGTGGGCATCTTTTAGGATTGAACGATTGGTTTCCACTTCCTCAGTTTGACGTgctaaaagattgaaaattaggATATATCTACATCACGAACAAAAAGAAAACTCACTTGATTCATTACCATTCCTCGATTGCCTGAATCTACCTGCAGTAGGGAATCTTTCAAGGTAATCTCTCTTTGAATTAAACGATTCTTCTAATCTTTGTCTCTTACGTTTTTCTAGAAAGTTATATTCTAATTTTCcaggtaatttatttttgaaatgatacAAACctctttttattaattctctACCCTCTTCAACTAAATCTGTAGTCATTTCATCATCACCGATGAATTGATGGAAACCGATCATTGATAGAAGCCTGGATCCTAAGCTAAAGTAAGTTGCTAAGCAGAATAGGAGTATAGCCATGGGGAAATAGATATTGAAACCATGAGATATTATACCAATGACATCCATATGACCCATAAtctgaaaataatcaaattttagaaACCGTAATGTTAAATAGCAATTTAATCCccatatacaatttttgaaaactattttttcattaaataaaaattaatgcaccatttttattatacagggtcCTAACAATTAAACAAGGTTAATAAAAAGTagtataataataactattcttaaatatataaattaatcacTAGTGAATAGTGGTTCATGATTCACTGTATGAAATAACAACTAGTTAATATTagattaaattatattaataaaaatttttctcacaAAAAACTCACCTGCGTGTAAGATGTCTCCATAATTTGACTTTTTATCACGTGGCTATCCATATGGATTAGACCGAGGAAGTTTAGGCAAAGCGGTGGAGTTAATCGACTTAACATCATAccagaaaatatcaaactgTATTCATTTGTTTGATGATGTGGGGCAAGGTAATATAAATTGAGAACTTTGATTTTAAGTACAGTAGAAAAAGCACAGTAGCAtaagtacaaaattattatagtcgaaaaaaccttaaaaaaaatgatgctATAtaatatcacatatttttgataatcttGTCTATAACTACGAGGTGACATCAAGAAATACAGTGAAACAATATTTATAGCAGCTAGTTCGAATAATAAGTCTCATAATTTCATGTGTTGAGACAATTTGATCCATTCCCGGTCCCCATGGATCTTGAACAAGATTTTAAcaacaatttgttttaaattgaaaaagtgCCAGTATGTATCACCCCGTCTAAAAGTGGAAATTAATCATATTAACAGGACGAAAGGTCGGGACGTcaaaagtaaatgaaaatgtgtaaaaatgACACAATTGTTTGTTCCAAAATCAAATTCACTATTAATGGACTTTGCAAAATGATGAAAGAAAGAGACTTGAACAATGAGTCATGCCACACAACAAAGCGCAAAAAGTCTTCCTGTGTATTTACATCCGCATTAATAACCAGATTCAATACAATGTGACTTTTGGCTAATTAAAAATGTGCTAAAAAAACATTTTGCCACTATTGAAGCCACGATAGAACAAATGAAGGAAAAAAACTTGTGAGAAATGAATCCAGTAATGGGTTCAACATTGGGGGCAGTATTTTGAGggaaattaattcaaatttgattattttatccACATTAATAACTATTTAGTACCATGTGACTTTTGgcttttccaattaaaaatgtGCTAAAAAGAAAACGTTTCGACCCTATGAAGACCACAATACAATAAATGAAAGCTATTTAGAAAGAAACTTATGAGAAAAGAGTCCAGTAATGTATTCAATATTGGAGGGcagtattttgaagaaaattaattaaaatttgatgtttctatTCATATTAATAACTAGATTTAGCACCATGAAACATTTTGACACTATTAAGGTCTCAATAGAGCAAATAAAAgccatttatttaaaaataagaaaccTTAGAGAAGTATTTCGAaagaaattaattcaaatttgatatttctatcCACATTAATAACCAGATTTATGACTTCTGGTTCTTCTTGAAATGAACAGAACAAATTAAAGCCTCACATTGGTGAAgcagtttttcaaaataaattgattcaaatttgaagtttttatcCACATTAATAGAACTAGACTAGTTAACGCTGAACCACCCTatatgatatgaaatatttacctACCTCAATGGTGAAATAGTCGTAATTCCTTTTAGCAACATTCACAACTACTGCAAAAATTGATAGAGGAGGGTAGACGTTAAAAAAAGTCACTTCCGACCATACTACACATATTGATAATAGACCGGCTAAAATAGCTAAAACCTTCTGGGTATAACAATATAAAAGACACCTCCAATACCATTCAATTTTcgatgtataaatatattttctaaaccaATTATGTCGCCTTTCGAACGTTCTTTTAAATACCCTTTCTCGggatatttgattttttaaagtaTCTTccaattcgaaaattttttcaaccatCAAATTCCA includes:
- the LOC130893435 gene encoding LMBR1 domain-containing protein 2 homolog, with the translated sequence MSYSPLISTIILSFLLASTLLYRYGNWFRHRIFVTLIVLLAWYCSFLIIFVLPLDVISTVYRQCKEERINNITEIQNSSLIFNNGFNNACEPPWTNLPERVFTNLWHTVYWSTQLLTWLVMPIMQSYIKAGDFSVRGKLKSALIDNAIYYGSYLLICGVLLVYLALKPGIDLDWSKLKAIASSASNTWGLFLLVLLLGYALVEVPRKLWNKSNHSLILTESYFKVAKLSSDRCEAEETVDDVLESLQAVSLVVRPGHPFYVYLETILQKVPVELQDRMKRRQLPDDTPTDIPSEKALIRLHKQSIKSLQVLQRTETQWNLMVEKIFELEDTLKNQISRERVFKRTFERRHNWFRKYIYTSKIEWYWRCLLYCYTQKVLAILAGLLSICVVWSEVTFFNVYPPLSIFAVVVNVAKRNYDYFTIEVFSTIIILYLCYCAFSTVLKIKVLNLYYLAPHHQTNEYSLIFSGMMLSRLTPPLCLNFLGLIHMDSHVIKSQIMETSYTQIMGHMDVIGIISHGFNIYFPMAILLFCLATYFSLGSRLLSMIGFHQFIGDDEMTTDLVEEGRELIKREKRKRQRLEESFNSKRDYLERFPTAGRFRQSRNGNESTRQTEEVETNRSILKDAHALNSYNGTRFTSELDTRLLPNEEDIDERFGASTSINKRESNELEPRFSDQIDAFYRNRVGKPPRGIFDDV